A window from Chrysemys picta bellii isolate R12L10 chromosome 2, ASM1138683v2, whole genome shotgun sequence encodes these proteins:
- the LOC101951589 gene encoding lymphocyte antigen 6E-like encodes MKALLFALLAAVLCAERVYSLKCFTCNDEPSNWNCIKITDCAENEKYCLTTYTKTGLGEKAEYRITKKCSAECPQTNWNLGIAATSTSCCQHSLCNISGASSVKTSYTVMATGILASLIYVLRSGL; translated from the exons ATGAAGGCTCTTCTTTTCGCCCTGCTGGCTGCAGTCCTGTGCGCGGAGCGAG TTTACTCACTGAAATGCTTCACTTGCAATGATGAGCCCTCCAACTGGAATTGTATTAAAATAACGGACTGTGCAGAGAACGAAAAATACTGTCTAACAACCTACACGAAAACGGGGCTTG GTGAGAAGGCTGAGTACCGCATCACCAAGAAATGTTCTGCCGAGTGTCCTCAAACAAACTGGAACCTAGGCATAGCAGCCACTTCTACCTCTTGCTGTCAGCATTCCTTGTGCAACATCAGCGGGGCCAGCAGCGTGAAAACCAGCTACACAGTGATGGCCACGGGGATCTTGGCCAGTCTCATCTATGTCCTCAGATCCGGACTGTGA
- the LOC101951864 gene encoding lymphocyte antigen 6E-like, producing the protein MKAFLFTLLAAVLCVEQAASFWCYTCNDEPSNWNCVKGTKCADTDKYCLTIYASGGIGDKKGHRITKKCSPVCPQTNLNLGVAAISTSCCEHSFCNLSGASSVKTSYLVMATGILASLIHVLRTGL; encoded by the exons ATGAAGGCTTTTCTTTTCACCCTGCTGGCTGCCGTCCTGTGCGTGGAGCAAG CGGCCTCCTTCTGGTGCTACACCTGTAACGACGAGCCCTCCAACTGGAATTGTGTGAAAGGGACTAAGTGTGCCGACACTGACAAATACTGCCTCACAATATATGCGTCTGGAGGGATTG GCGATAAAAAGGGGCACCGCATCACCAAGAAATGCTCTCCGGTGTGTCCCCAAACAAACCTGAACCTCGGCGTAGCCGCCATTTCTACCTCCTGCTGTGAGCATTCCTTCTGCAACCTCAGTGGGGCCAGCAGTGTGAAAACCAGCTACCTGGTGATGGCCACCGGGATCTTGGCCAGTCTCATCCACGTCCTCAGAACGGGACTGTGA